In the Armatimonadota bacterium genome, CCGCTGGGCCGGCGCCAGCGCCGTGAACTCGGGCCGTTCGCGCACGTGCACCCGTTCCGCCAGGGCCAGCGCCCGGGCGGTGAGGGCCTCGGGTTCGAACGCCTCCACCCATGACGACCCGTGCAGCAGGCGCGTGGCGACCGCAAACGGCAGGCTGAACTTCGCGGCCAGCCGGGTGCCGGGGCGCGGGTGCGCAAAGGTGGCGGCGAGCGCGTAGGTCTCGACCTCCACACGCACCACGTCCTCGGGCAGGATCGGCTCGCGGCGGGCGAGCTCGTCGAGGCAGTCGAGGGCACCGTGCAGGTGCCGGCACGCTGCGTGCATCTTGAAGTAGCCGCGGCCGATCTCGTACTCACGTCCCAGGCCGGCCGTCAGCGCCTCGACGTCGGGCTCGGTGGCCGCCAGCGGGCGCAACGCGCGGGCCACCCCGGCGGTGCCCGTCACCCCCGCCGCTGCCAGGCGGGCGGCCACGAGCCCCAGCATGTTCGCCACACCCGCATACGTGTCGCGGACCCCTGCGCCGTCGATGGCGCTGTCGTAGTGGGTCTGCAGCATGTAGTGGGCCGCGATCCGCAACGCTTCCACGACGACGTGGGGACGGCCGTCGAGCAGGAGCGCTGCCGCCGTCGCGCCACCCAGTACGCCCCAGGTGCCGTGCGGGTGCAGCGGCGGCCGCAACGCGCCCAGGGAGCGCCCTGCGCGCGCGGCCACCTCGTAGCCGGCGATCACCGCATCCAGCAGCTGCTCGCCAGTAGCGTCGACGCCCTCCGCGGCGGCCAGGGCGGCGGGCACCACGTGGATCGCCGGATGCCCGCCGGCGAACCGGTGCCCCTCGTCGAGCTCCAGCGCCGTGCCCGCCGTGCCGTGGAGCATGGCCGCGTGGGCGGGCTCGGCGCGCAGGCGTGTTCCCAGCACCGCGGCGGGGCCTGGCGCGCTCGCCGCCAGGGCGGCGACCGACGTCCCCAGCCGGCTCATGCCGCCCACGATGGCACCGAGCGTGTCCACCAGCACCAGGCGCGCGCGCCCGACCACGTCCGCGGGCAGGTCGCGGCTCCGGAGCCCCACAGCGAAGGCGGCCAGGTGCTCCTCCGGGGTGCACGCGGCCTCGCTCATCGTCCGGTGCGCATCTCCGCTGCAGCCGTCAGCCCGGCGATGCGGCCCCACCCCAGCGCCGTGAGCAGCCCGTTGCCGGGCGAATAGCCGGCCGCGCCGTGCCCCGAGATGCCCACCGCGGTGCCGCCGCCGGCGAACAGGTTGGGCACGGGCGTCCCGTCGCCCCGCAGGACGCGCGCGCTGGTATCGATCGCCAGGCCGCCCTGGGTGTGGAAGAGTGCCCCCGTGACCCTGACCCCGCAGTAGGGCGGCGTGAGGGGCCGGCGGACTCCGGGAGCGCGTCCCAGCGGATCGCGCCCTGTGGCCAGCCCCGCATTGAGCGCTGCCACGGTGCGCTCAAGACCGGCGGCATCGACGCCCAGCCGCGCGGCCAGCGCCGACAGGGTGGCCGCGCGGCGGATGCCGCCCAGCGCGTCGAGGTCCCGGTAGTTCTGGTCGTGGGCCAGCATCTCGGCGTCGATGGTCCCGTCGTACACGACGAACGCCACCCCGCCGGGCTGCGCGACGACCCGGGCGCCAAACGGGCTGTAGCCCAGGTCCTCGCAGGCGAAGCGCTCCCCGGCGACGTTGACCACGCACCCGCCGCGCTCCACGACCGCCCAGCTCAGCAGGACGCCATGGGGCACTGCCACGCTCCCGTGCCCCTGGTAGGCGTCCATGCAGCGCGTAGCGGCACCCAGGGCCACGCCCCACTCGATTGCCTCGCCCGTGACCGTCGGGGCGCCAAAGTAGAGCGCCCCGGCGATCTCCGGACAGTGCGTGCGCACCATGGCCGGATTGCCGCCGAACCCGCAGGCCGCCAGGACGACCTTGCGAGCCTTGATCCGTTCGCGGATCCGGCCCGCCTCCACGCCCAGCACCTCGCCGCCAGCGCCGACCACCAGCCCCACGGCGGGCGTCTCGGTGGCGATCGACACGCGGCCGGTTGCAGCCACCGCAGCCAGCAACGGCTCGACCAGGTCACGCCCCTGGCGCGACGGCGGCGCGTGAAACCTTGGCACCGACTGGCCGGTGTACCGGAAGTCGACGACCAGCTCCAACGGCACGCCCGCCGCCTGCAACCACGCGACGAGGGCCGCCGAGTACTCGCACAGCACCCGCACGTGCTCGGGATCGGCGCCCGCGCCCGCCTTTGCCAGGATGTCGGCGGCCATCTGCGCGGGCGTGTCCTCGATGCCGTGGGCGCGCTGCTGGGCGGTGCCGGCGGCCGGGATCATGGCCGTGCTGATGGCCGTGGTGCCGCCGGGCCGCGGCGCCTTCTCCAGCAGCACGACCTCGAACCCCTCCTGCGCCAGGGTGAGAGCCGCGGCCAGGCCGCACCCGCCGCCGCCCACCACCACCGCGTCCGTCTCGGCATCCCAGCCCACGGCGCCCCTCACCCGCCCAGGCACGCCCGGCGCAGTTCGTCGCGCTGCAGCAACGCGCGGCCCTCGCCCTCGGCCACCACCGCACCGTGCTCCAGCACGTAGGCCCGCCGGGCCAGCTGCAGGGCGTGATGCACGTTCTGCTCGACGAGCAGCACGGCGATACCCTCGCGGTTGATGGCCGCCACGACCTCGAAGATGCGCGCCACCATCAGCGGGGCCAGGCCGATCGACGGCTCGTCCAGCAGCAGCAGACGGGGCCGGCCCATCAGCCCGCGCCCGATGGCCAGCATCTGCTGCTCGCCGCCCGACAGCGTACCCGCCAGCTGGCGCTGTCGGTCGCGCAGCACGGGGAACAGCGTGAAGACCAGCTCCAGCGTCTGGCGGCGCGCGGCCTTGGCGTGGCGCGGGTAGGCGCCCATCTCGAGGTTCTCGCGGACCGTCATCTCCGGGAACAGCCGCCGGCCTTCGGGGATGTGGCCCAGGCCGCGCCCGACGATCTCGTGGGCGGGACGACCGTCGATGCGGACGCCGTCGAACCAGACCTCGCCGCCCCACGGTCGGAGCAGGCCGGACAGCACGCGCAGCGTCGTGGTCTTCCCGGCGCCGTTGGCGCCCACCACGGCCACCAGCTCGCCGGCCTCCACGGTCAGGCTCACGTCGCGCACCGCGGCCAGCCGGCCGTACCCTGCGGTCAGGTGCACCGCCCTAAGCAAGGAGGGCCACCTCGCCCAGGTAGGCGTCCACGACGCGCGGGTCCCTGGCGACGTGTGCGGGCGGACCGTCGGCGATCTTCTCGCCGTGGTGCAGCACGATCACGCGGGTGCAGACCCGCATGACCGCCCGCATGACGTGCTCGATCCACAGCACCGTGACTCCCCGGACGGGCAGCTGACGCACCAGCTCGCTCATGACCTCCACTTCCCGCGGGGTCAATCCGGCCATGACCTCGTCGAGCAGCAGCAGGCGCGGGCGCGTGGCCAGTGCCCGGGCGAGCTCCAGCCGCCGCTGGTCGCTGATGGTGAGGTCGCGGGCCGGGACCTGCGCGCGCCCGGCCAGCCCCACGAACGCCAGGCACTCCCGGGCGATGCGCTGCGCCTCGCGCATGCTTGCCCCGCGCGCCAGCGCGCCCACCAGCACGTTGCGCTGGACCGACAGCTCGGCGAAGGGCCGGACGATCTGGAAGGTGCGGACCAGCCCCAGACGACAGATCTCGAACGGCCGCAGGCCCGCTAGATCACGACCGGCGAACACGACCCGTCCGGCATCGGGCCGGAGGAACCCCGAGATGAGGTGGAAGAGCGTGGTCTTTCCGGCGCCGTTGGGGCCGATCAGCCCCACCACCTCGCCGGCCTCCACCTGCAGGCTCACGCGGTCCACGGCCACCAGGCCGCCGAAGCGCCGCGTGACGCCCTCCACCGCCAGCAGGCTCATGGGTGCTCCCTCGCCCGCGGACCCGCGCCAGCCGGGCGCGCCCACCGGATGTCCGCGTCCGTTGCCAGCAGGCTCATCCTCCGTGACGCTGTGGCCGTGGTGGCGTGCGGCACGCCACAGACCTCCGCCAGCAGACGCCCAGGCGTCTCTTCGCTGGACCGGGGAGCTGGCCTCATCGAGGGCGCTCGCGCCAGCGCCGCACGGCCCCGACCAGGCCGTGGGGCAGGGCCATGATGGCCACCACCAGCAGCGCACCGTAGATCATCAGGTGCACGCCGCGGTAGCCGCCCAGGTAGGCGCGCATCCACTCGCCCAGCGGCACCAGGAGCACGCTCCCGGCCAGCGGGCCCAGGGCCGTGCCCGCCCCGCCGATGATGTTGGGCAGGATCGCCGCCACCGACACGTCGATGCCGAACGCCAGGTGAGGATCGATGTAGGAGAAGAACTGCACGTAGAAGGTCCCGGCCAGCGCCGTGGCGGCCGCGCTGGCGCCCATGGCCACCAGGCGGGTGCGCGTCGTGTCCACGCCCAGCGCCTCCGCGGCGTCGACGTCCTCCCGCACCGCCTCCATGAACAGGCCCAGCCGGGAGCGCTCCAGCGCGGCGGCCGCCGCCGTCAGCCCGACGGTCATCACCAGGATCACGTAGTAGTAGGCCCATGGCTCGGGAAACTGGAACGTGGCGAGCGACGGCCGCAGGGGCACCAGCACGCCCATGGCGCCGCCCAGCGCCCGCCAGTTGGTGACGGCGATGCGGCAAACCTCGGCGAAGGCCAGGGTGACCAGCCCGAAGTACGGCCCGCGCAGCCCGTAGCGGAAGCTCAGGGCACCGATGACCCCGCCGGCGGCCGCGGCCAGCACGGCCCCCACCAGCATGCCCAGCCAGGGGGTGAGGCCGCCGCGGGCGAACAGCAGCGCCGTGGTATAGGCGCCGATGCCGAAGAACGTGGCGTGCCCGAACGAGAACTGGCCCGCGTAGCCGCCCACCAGGTTCCAGCACTGGGCCAGGTAGGCGCCGTAGAGGGTCATGATCAGCACGCGCAGCACATACGGACTGGCCACCAGCGGCACCGCGACCGCCGCCGCCAGCACCGCGGCCGCCACCAGGGCGGGCACGGTGCGGGCGCGCCCAGGCGCCTCGACGACCGCCGCGGGCTCAGCCACGCTGCCGCACCCCGAACAGTCCCGTGGGCCGGAACAGGAGCGCCAGGATGAAGATGCCGTAGACGACCAGCTCCTTGAGGGATCCGGGCAGCAGGGCCGCGCCCAACGCTTCCCCGACGCCGATCAGCAGCCCCCCGGCCAGCGCGCCGGTGAAGCTGCCGAGTCCGCCCAGGACCACCACGACGAAGCCATAGAGCAGGAACACGTGCCCCACGTGGGGTGCCGTGTACAGGTAGGGCGTGATCAGGGCGCCCGCCATGCCGGCACAGGCCGCCCCCAGCCCGAAGGTGAAGGTGTTGATCCGGGCGACGTCGACGCCCACCAGCGCGGCGCCCACGGGATCCTGGGCGGTGGCCCGGATCGCGCGTCCGGGTTCGGTGAACGCCAGGAACAGGTAGAGCGCGGCCGTGAGCGTCACCGCGCCGACGCACGCGATGAGCCGCGGCTTGTTGAGCAACAGCGGGCCCAGGGGCACCGCGCCCTCCAGCCACGCGATGCGCAGCGTGCGGAAGTCGGGGCTCCACAGGAACAGCGCGAGGTTCTCCAGGATCAACATCACGCCGAGGGTGAGCAGCAGCTGGGTGTGCTGGGGCGCCCCCGCGATGGGCTGCAGCAGGCCGCGCTGGATGCCCGCGCCCAGCAGGAACAGCAGCACGAAGACCACCGGCAGCGCCAGGTACGGGGGCACGCCCCAGAGCACGAAGAGCCAGTAGGCGGTGTACATGCCCAGCATCAGCAGGGCGCCGTGGGCGAAGTTCACGACGCGCATCACCCCGAAGATCAGGGTGAGGCCCACGGCCACCAGGGCGTACACCGCCCCGGTGAGCAGGCCGGTGACGGCTGCCTGCCCGACCAGCAGCAGCATCGGCCGCTCAGGTGACGGGGAACACGGCCGTCATCTCGCTGTACCGTTCGGGCAGGACCACGCGCGGGGCCCCGCCCCGGACCTGCAGGAGCACCGGCCGGGCGTTGACGTTCTCACCCTTGCCGTCGAACTTGATCTCCGCCTGGGGCAGGATGTGGTCCCGCAGGGTGGTGGCCGCCAGCGCCGCGCGGATCCGCGTGGGGTCGGTCGAGCCCGCGCGCTCCACGGCGTCCAGCAGTACCCGCGTGGCCGCGTAGGCGTAGACCGCGTGGGTGGACATGTCCCGGTTGAAGCGCTCGCGGTAGGCGCGGAAGACGCCGCGGGTGCGCGGGTTCACCGGGTTGTAGTAGTAGTTGGAGTCCATGACGTGCTCGCTGGCCAGCGGGCCCGCCTCCGCGGCGAACCGCGGATGGCTGAACGCGCCGTTGGCCACGCCCACCACCGCCTTGGTGCGCAGGCCCACCTCACGGATGGTGCGCGCCACCAGCACGCCGTCACGGAAGTAGCCGGTGAACAGGGCCACGTCGGGGCTGGCGGCCCGCACCTTGGTGCACTCCGTGGTGACGTCGGCGGTGGCGGTGGGGTAGACGATCCGCTCCAGCACCCGCAGCCCGGCCTGACCGGCGAACCGGACCAGGCGGTCGCCGATGGAGACGCCGAAGATGCTCGACTCGTGCATGATGGTCACGGTGTTCACGGCGGTCTTTGCCTGCCGGCCCAGCGTCACGATGTACTCGATGGCGTACTGGGCCATGGCCGTGGAGTTGGGCTGGACCCGGAACGCGTACTGGAAGCCGCGCTCCAGGATCTCGTCGGCCACGGCCACCGTGATGACGTAGGGGATCCGACGCCGCTCGGCCACCTGGGTGGTGACGAACGCCACGGCGCTCTGGTAGGCGCCCAGCAACCCGACGACGCCCTCCCCGATCAGCCGCTCGGCCTCGGCGGCACCCTTGTCGGGCGAGCCCTCGGTGTTGCCGTGCAGGACCGTCACCCGGGCACCGCCCAGCGACCGGATCCCGCCGGCCCGGTTGACGTCGTCGGCGGCCAGCAGGATGGCGTCGCGCATCTCCCCGCCCTCCAGCGCCAGCCCGCCCGAGAGCGGGTGCAGGTGACCGATCTTCACGTCGGCCGGCGCGGCCCCGGCCACGTGCAGCGCCCAGGGCGGCAGGTGCGTCAACGCCGCCGCCCCACCCAACGCTCCCGCGCGCTTGATGAAGGCGCGCCGTGTGAGCCTGCTCATCGTCTCGTCCTCCTTTGCGGCGCTCGCCGCCGTGTCGTCGTCTGTCGGTCCCTTGACGGGCGGCGATGGGCGGGGGCCAGGTGGCCCATCGCCGCGGAGAGCTCGCCGGCGGCCGCACGCACCATGCGGCCAAACCGCGCGAGGTCGCCGGGCCGGAGCCGCAGCACCGGTCCGGAGATCGTCAGCCCCGCGATCACCGCGCCCGTGTGATCGCGCACCGGAGCGCTGACCGAGAAGGCCCCCTGCACCCGTTCGCTGGCGCCGGCGGCGTACCCGCGCCGCCGGATCGCCGCCAGCTGCTGGGGCAGCGCGGCCAGGTAGGCGTTGTCCACGCGGCCTTCCCGCCGGGCCTCCTGCAGCACCGCCGCAACCTCGGCCGGCGGCAGGTGCGCCAGCAGCACCTTCCCCGACGCCCCCACGTAGAGGGGCAGGGGCTTGCCCAGTTCGACGAAGTGGCGCACGTCGTGCCGGCTCTCGACCTTCTCGATGCACACCCGCGCCCGGCCCACGACGATGTTCAGGTTGACCGTCTCGCCGCAGGCCAGCTGCAGCCGTCGCATGATCGGCAGGGCCTGGGCGCGGAGCTCCATGCCGTTCTGGACCACCCGGCCCAGGCGGAACAGCTCCAGCCCCGGCTGGTAGGTGCCCGTGGCCGCATCCTGCCGCACGAAGCCCCGGCGCTCCAGGGTGGTCAGCAGGCGGTGCACCGTGCTCTTGGCCAGGTGGAGCCGCCGGGCGATCTGGCTCACGCCCAGCGTGGGCGCGTCGAAGTCGAAGCAGCGCAGCACGTCCAGCGCGCGCTCGACGCTGCGGACGGCGGCCGACGCCCGTGCGTCGCTCACAGGCGTCCCTCGACGCGCGCCTCCAGGTCGCGCCACGCCGGCAGGCCCAGCAACGCGTTGAGCTCGCCGAACGACAGCATGGCGTCCAGCACGCCTGCCGTCGTGCCGTGACGCTTGAGGGCGTCCATGACCTTCACCACGGCCGCTGCCGCTGCCCGCACGGCCGCTCCCGGGAAGATGACGAGGCGGTAGCCCATGGCCTCCAGCTCGTGGGCCGCACACAGCGGCGTGCGGCCGCCTTCCACCATGTTGGCCACGACCGGCGGCGGAAGTGATGAAGCGATGCGCGCCAGCTCGTCGCGCGAGGCTGGCGCCTCGACGAACAGCACGTCCGCCCCCGCGTCCCGGTAGCGGTGCGCCCGCTCCAGCGCCGCCTCCAGGCCGAGCGGCGCACGGGCGTCGGTGCGCGCGATGAGGAGCGTATCCGGGTCGCGGCGCGCGTCCAGCGCGGCCCGGATCTTGCCCACCATCTCCTCGACGGGCACCACGCGCTTCCCGTCCAGGTGCCCGCAGCGCTTGGGGAACACCTGGTCCTCGAGCTGGATCGCCGCGGCGCCGGCCCGCTCGAACTCCCGCACCGTGCGGCGGACGTTCAGCGCGCCGCCGTACCCGGTATCGGCGTCGGCGATCACCGGCAGCCGGGTGGCTTCCACCACGGCGGCCAGGCGCATGGTCATCTCCGTCAGGCTCACCAGCCCCAGGTCGGGCGCGCCCAGGTGCGTGTACGCCACGCCCGCGCCGGTGAAGTAGACGGCCTCGAAGCCGGCGCGCTCGACGATGCGCGCCGTCAGCGCGTCGGGCGCGCCCGGGGCGACCACGATCGGCCCGTGTGCCAGCCGCTGGCGCAGCGTGCGCGCCGTGCTCACCGCTGCGCCCTCCGCTGCAGGCGGGCCAGCGTGAAGGGCACGATGCCGCCGTGCTCCAGGATCTCCCGGGAGGTCCCGGTGAGGTTCAGCACGGGCAGCACGGCGCCGGTGCGGAGGTTGGTCACCGCCCGGGCCACAAGGTCGACGCGCAGCAGGTCGCCGGCGATGATACCGTCGACGGCGGGGACGATGACCGCCGGCAGGCCGTTGTTGATGGCGTTGCGGAAGAAGATCCGCGCGAACGAGCGGGCCACCACTGCGGCGACGCCTGCCTGCAGGAGGGCCAGCACCGCGGCCTCGCGGCTGGAGCCGCAGCCGAAGTTGACGCCGGCGACGACCACGTCGCCGGGCGCCGGAGCGCGGGCGCCCTCTGGGTCGAGGCCCGCGAACACGTACTGGCCCACTTCCTCCACCGGCCGGTCGAGGTAGCGCCCGGGCAGGATCTGGTCGGTGTTGACGTGGTCGCCGACCACCCACGCGCGGCCTTCGAGGACCGGGCGCATCACAGCGTCTCCCAGGATCCCCACGCAAGGCGCAATGCCGGCACCGGGGTCGGGTGGCGGCTCCAACGCATCACAGCAGCTCCCGGGGATCGGTCAGCCGGCCGGTGACGGCGGAGGCTGCCACGGTTAGCGGGGAGGCCAGGTAGATCTCGGCCGAGGGCGCGCCCATGCGCCCGGGGAAGTTGCGGGTGACCGAGGCGACGCACCGCTCGCCCGGGCCGAGCAACCCGCCGTGGAGGCCGGCGCACGCCCCGCAGCCGGGCGCCGCGATGACCGCGCCAGCGGCCACCAGGGCGCCCAGCGTGCCGTCCTCCAGCGTCTCCTCGACGACCCGCTGTGTCGCCGGCGTCACCTGCAACGGAATGCGGACGCGCCGGCCCCGCAGCACCCGCGCAGCCGCCCGCAGATCGTGAGCCTTGCCGCCGACGCACGAGCCGAGGTAGGCGCGGTCCAGTGGCAGCCCCCCGAGATCGGCCACCGGGTGGACGTTGTCGACGTTTGGCGGCGCCGCCACCAACGGCGGGAGCGCCGCCGCATCGAACGCGTGGACCGCCTCGTACGCGCACCCCGGATCTCCGGCCAGCGGGCGTCCGGCGGCAGCCGCCGCGGCCCCGTAGCGGGCCAGCACCGGCCCGCTGGGTGGCACGATCCCGTTCTTCGCGCCCATCTCGATCGCCTGGTTGGTCAGGACCGCCCGCTCGTCGAGCGCCATGCTCTCGACCGTCGGCCCGGCGAACTCCACGGCCCGGTAGATGGCGAAGTCGGCCCGCAGGTCGCGCAGCACCGCCATGGCTAGGTCGCGCGCGGTGAGGTACGGCGGCAGCGCGCCCTCGAACCGGACCAGCACCGTGGGCGGCACCCGCAGCCAGATCTCGCCCGTGACCAGCACGGTGGCGAGCTCCGTGGCCCCCACGCCCACGGCCAGGGCCCCGACGGCGCCCGCCGTCACGGTGTGCGAGTCGGCGCCCACGATCAACGTGCCGGGCAGCGCCAGGCCTTCCTCCAGCAGCACGTTGTGCATGATGCCGACACCGTCGAAGAAGTGGCGCAGCGCGGCCTCCCGCGCCCACCGCCGGGTGGTGGCCAGGATCTCGGCGTGGCGCACCGTCGCCGCGGGCGTGAAGTGGTCGACGGCCAGCACGACGCGATCGCGATCCCACAGCCGGCCGCCCAGGCGCTCGAGGGTGCCGGCGATGCGCCGCGGGCCCGACGAGTCGTGCATGGCCGCCAGGTCCACGGCCGCCCACACCTCGTCACCGGGGGCGACCGCGGCCTGGCCGGCGGCGCGGGCGATGATCTTCTCGGTCAGCGTCATGGGGCGGGCCGCACCTGTCTGGCTGCTCATCTGCCGCTCTCCACTGTCCGTGCCCCGTAGCCGTGACCCGTGCCGTCGCCCGTGTACCCCATTCGTTCCGCGCTGTGGAACATCGTTTCTTTCGTACCGCGATTCGGCGATTCGACGCCTGGCGGCGATCTCCTCCGGCGGAAGACGACCTCCCGCAAGGCGGTGGGGCTCTCTGCCGTTGGCTGCCGTTCTACCGTTGGCCGCCGTTCGCTGCCGTTGGCTACCGTTCGTTGCCGCTCGCTGCCGTTGGCTGCCCTCGCTGCCATTAGCCGCCGCTACCTGCCGTTCTCTGCCGTCGCGCCCCCCGGCGCGCCGCAGCCGCCGCAGATGGTGGGCGGTGACCTCACGCCCGGTAAAGCGCCTCCCGGCATCCGCCTCCGCGT is a window encoding:
- a CDS encoding ABC transporter substrate-binding protein, coding for MSRLTRRAFIKRAGALGGAAALTHLPPWALHVAGAAPADVKIGHLHPLSGGLALEGGEMRDAILLAADDVNRAGGIRSLGGARVTVLHGNTEGSPDKGAAEAERLIGEGVVGLLGAYQSAVAFVTTQVAERRRIPYVITVAVADEILERGFQYAFRVQPNSTAMAQYAIEYIVTLGRQAKTAVNTVTIMHESSIFGVSIGDRLVRFAGQAGLRVLERIVYPTATADVTTECTKVRAASPDVALFTGYFRDGVLVARTIREVGLRTKAVVGVANGAFSHPRFAAEAGPLASEHVMDSNYYYNPVNPRTRGVFRAYRERFNRDMSTHAVYAYAATRVLLDAVERAGSTDPTRIRAALAATTLRDHILPQAEIKFDGKGENVNARPVLLQVRGGAPRVVLPERYSEMTAVFPVT
- a CDS encoding aconitase/3-isopropylmalate dehydratase large subunit family protein; its protein translation is MSSQTGAARPMTLTEKIIARAAGQAAVAPGDEVWAAVDLAAMHDSSGPRRIAGTLERLGGRLWDRDRVVLAVDHFTPAATVRHAEILATTRRWAREAALRHFFDGVGIMHNVLLEEGLALPGTLIVGADSHTVTAGAVGALAVGVGATELATVLVTGEIWLRVPPTVLVRFEGALPPYLTARDLAMAVLRDLRADFAIYRAVEFAGPTVESMALDERAVLTNQAIEMGAKNGIVPPSGPVLARYGAAAAAAGRPLAGDPGCAYEAVHAFDAAALPPLVAAPPNVDNVHPVADLGGLPLDRAYLGSCVGGKAHDLRAAARVLRGRRVRIPLQVTPATQRVVEETLEDGTLGALVAAGAVIAAPGCGACAGLHGGLLGPGERCVASVTRNFPGRMGAPSAEIYLASPLTVAASAVTGRLTDPRELL
- a CDS encoding MmgE/PrpD family protein, with product MSEAACTPEEHLAAFAVGLRSRDLPADVVGRARLVLVDTLGAIVGGMSRLGTSVAALAASAPGPAAVLGTRLRAEPAHAAMLHGTAGTALELDEGHRFAGGHPAIHVVPAALAAAEGVDATGEQLLDAVIAGYEVAARAGRSLGALRPPLHPHGTWGVLGGATAAALLLDGRPHVVVEALRIAAHYMLQTHYDSAIDGAGVRDTYAGVANMLGLVAARLAAAGVTGTAGVARALRPLAATEPDVEALTAGLGREYEIGRGYFKMHAACRHLHGALDCLDELARREPILPEDVVRVEVETYALAATFAHPRPGTRLAAKFSLPFAVATRLLHGSSWVEAFEPEALTARALALAERVHVRERPEFTALAPAQRPTRVTVVLRDGRRLEAQVALPRGEDHLAYSAEQVEEKFLRLVTPVLGARAGAALARWRQLGAQRVRALVQDLMLEEADVDRVRG
- a CDS encoding ABC transporter ATP-binding protein — encoded protein: MSLLAVEGVTRRFGGLVAVDRVSLQVEAGEVVGLIGPNGAGKTTLFHLISGFLRPDAGRVVFAGRDLAGLRPFEICRLGLVRTFQIVRPFAELSVQRNVLVGALARGASMREAQRIARECLAFVGLAGRAQVPARDLTISDQRRLELARALATRPRLLLLDEVMAGLTPREVEVMSELVRQLPVRGVTVLWIEHVMRAVMRVCTRVIVLHHGEKIADGPPAHVARDPRVVDAYLGEVALLA
- a CDS encoding IclR family transcriptional regulator; this translates as MSDARASAAVRSVERALDVLRCFDFDAPTLGVSQIARRLHLAKSTVHRLLTTLERRGFVRQDAATGTYQPGLELFRLGRVVQNGMELRAQALPIMRRLQLACGETVNLNIVVGRARVCIEKVESRHDVRHFVELGKPLPLYVGASGKVLLAHLPPAEVAAVLQEARREGRVDNAYLAALPQQLAAIRRRGYAAGASERVQGAFSVSAPVRDHTGAVIAGLTISGPVLRLRPGDLARFGRMVRAAAGELSAAMGHLAPAHRRPSRDRQTTTRRRAPQRRTRR
- a CDS encoding FAD-dependent oxidoreductase, whose protein sequence is MGWDAETDAVVVGGGGCGLAAALTLAQEGFEVVLLEKAPRPGGTTAISTAMIPAAGTAQQRAHGIEDTPAQMAADILAKAGAGADPEHVRVLCEYSAALVAWLQAAGVPLELVVDFRYTGQSVPRFHAPPSRQGRDLVEPLLAAVAATGRVSIATETPAVGLVVGAGGEVLGVEAGRIRERIKARKVVLAACGFGGNPAMVRTHCPEIAGALYFGAPTVTGEAIEWGVALGAATRCMDAYQGHGSVAVPHGVLLSWAVVERGGCVVNVAGERFACEDLGYSPFGARVVAQPGGVAFVVYDGTIDAEMLAHDQNYRDLDALGGIRRAATLSALAARLGVDAAGLERTVAALNAGLATGRDPLGRAPGVRRPLTPPYCGVRVTGALFHTQGGLAIDTSARVLRGDGTPVPNLFAGGGTAVGISGHGAAGYSPGNGLLTALGWGRIAGLTAAAEMRTGR
- a CDS encoding 3-isopropylmalate dehydratase gives rise to the protein MRPVLEGRAWVVGDHVNTDQILPGRYLDRPVEEVGQYVFAGLDPEGARAPAPGDVVVAGVNFGCGSSREAAVLALLQAGVAAVVARSFARIFFRNAINNGLPAVIVPAVDGIIAGDLLRVDLVARAVTNLRTGAVLPVLNLTGTSREILEHGGIVPFTLARLQRRAQR
- a CDS encoding oxaloacetate decarboxylase, encoding MSTARTLRQRLAHGPIVVAPGAPDALTARIVERAGFEAVYFTGAGVAYTHLGAPDLGLVSLTEMTMRLAAVVEATRLPVIADADTGYGGALNVRRTVREFERAGAAAIQLEDQVFPKRCGHLDGKRVVPVEEMVGKIRAALDARRDPDTLLIARTDARAPLGLEAALERAHRYRDAGADVLFVEAPASRDELARIASSLPPPVVANMVEGGRTPLCAAHELEAMGYRLVIFPGAAVRAAAAAVVKVMDALKRHGTTAGVLDAMLSFGELNALLGLPAWRDLEARVEGRL
- a CDS encoding branched-chain amino acid ABC transporter permease — encoded protein: MLLLVGQAAVTGLLTGAVYALVAVGLTLIFGVMRVVNFAHGALLMLGMYTAYWLFVLWGVPPYLALPVVFVLLFLLGAGIQRGLLQPIAGAPQHTQLLLTLGVMLILENLALFLWSPDFRTLRIAWLEGAVPLGPLLLNKPRLIACVGAVTLTAALYLFLAFTEPGRAIRATAQDPVGAALVGVDVARINTFTFGLGAACAGMAGALITPYLYTAPHVGHVFLLYGFVVVVLGGLGSFTGALAGGLLIGVGEALGAALLPGSLKELVVYGIFILALLFRPTGLFGVRQRG
- a CDS encoding ABC transporter ATP-binding protein — encoded protein: MLRAVHLTAGYGRLAAVRDVSLTVEAGELVAVVGANGAGKTTTLRVLSGLLRPWGGEVWFDGVRIDGRPAHEIVGRGLGHIPEGRRLFPEMTVRENLEMGAYPRHAKAARRQTLELVFTLFPVLRDRQRQLAGTLSGGEQQMLAIGRGLMGRPRLLLLDEPSIGLAPLMVARIFEVVAAINREGIAVLLVEQNVHHALQLARRAYVLEHGAVVAEGEGRALLQRDELRRACLGG
- a CDS encoding branched-chain amino acid ABC transporter permease, with amino-acid sequence MAEPAAVVEAPGRARTVPALVAAAVLAAAVAVPLVASPYVLRVLIMTLYGAYLAQCWNLVGGYAGQFSFGHATFFGIGAYTTALLFARGGLTPWLGMLVGAVLAAAAGGVIGALSFRYGLRGPYFGLVTLAFAEVCRIAVTNWRALGGAMGVLVPLRPSLATFQFPEPWAYYYVILVMTVGLTAAAAALERSRLGLFMEAVREDVDAAEALGVDTTRTRLVAMGASAAATALAGTFYVQFFSYIDPHLAFGIDVSVAAILPNIIGGAGTALGPLAGSVLLVPLGEWMRAYLGGYRGVHLMIYGALLVVAIMALPHGLVGAVRRWRERPR